In Capricornis sumatraensis isolate serow.1 chromosome 2, serow.2, whole genome shotgun sequence, the DNA window tttGGAATTTCATGTAGTCTTTTACAATTATGTTTAATTTCATGATAGATCAACAGTATTAAAAGAATATTATGGAGGTTGCTACAGTAAAACTTTTATGGTAAAACATAATTAAGCAGGTAAATTTCTAAGGGCTATCTGAGTAGCAGTACATGACTGCAGAGGATTTCACCTATTTGAGgaatttttctgtctttattcttTATATGTAACTCTGCCATGTCTCCTCAATTACAATCCTCTTGAAAAGGTTACAAGAAAGTGAGGGTTGTAAATATGTGATAAATATGATTCATTTCCAAAGCCCATAGTAGATATTGCTAAtaaatttcttattctttctaaCTGAACCTcagaatttttttcaatatagtTCTCCAGGCAACTGCTAGCAATTAGaattgccattaaaaaaatatttcagctaAGGTGATATATACCTCAACATAGCATGACCTTTGAAGGGATGTTTGCAAGAGAGCAGAGCattcttaaaaatagaaattagaagGATAATATGAGCACAGTATTGATATCCAGATGAGATTACCCATACCAGTGCTTAAGGATGGTGTGCATATAATTTTTCAGAATAAACTGAAATATTAGGTGCACAATGTCTAAGGTCAGACTAAAACTGGGCAGTGTCTTGCTTCTTATCCTGTTCGTGATGCCAATTGTCTAGCTATTCATACTGTGTGCTCTGTTCCTTGAACCCATGATAGACAAGGTGCAAGtggggaagctggaagaaaaccACAGCACAACCTCTTTCTTGGCTGGCAAGCGGCCGTAActgtattctctcctggctgatgcGGCAGTGGTATAAGCGGACACGCTACCTTCTCTCCTGTCGTGGCTTACCCAACGGACACAGCTGTGATGTAGCAGTAATGCCACTGCTCTCTAGGTGGAGTTCAGATATCTGTATCACACGAAGTAGCCCACAGGCAAGCAGGACCTGGTGATGTGAATGCGCAGTGCTCCAAGTGATCAGAGCTGTTACATAATCATTATTTGCAAAATGTGGGGCAAGAGCACGAGGCTGTAgggtgagagagcctgaccatgtcatcttggctaatttgctctttccctacagGCAGATACAATCTAACACAGGGGAACAAACAAATAAGATGAAAATAAGGACAGTAAATATGCCTTATTCCAGGTTCCTTGTTTTGCAATATGttaataaaatacatgaaaagaggTGGTCCCAAAGATGTTTGCATAatttaggtttccagtaagtctTTAGAGGGACTCTTTGCAATGTTTCCATAAACTCACTGAATCATTAATTAATTCAGATTTGTAACCTGAAATAGCCGACTATTTTCTCTGCattcatttctataaaatttatTCTCCACTTAAGAAGACAAACCTTCATGACACTTTAGAAGTATGTTGAATCTATTCTCAAACCTCCCATTCTCAAAACTCTTTAATTGCTTTATATTGCTAAAAACTAGGATTCACAAGGCCTCAATACTCTGGTCTCTACCTTTCTATATAATCTCTGCATaggtctttcttccttttattcatCAACCTCCTTCGTAAATGTCTGTATTTGGTACCTAAAATGACTTTCTCACTTTACAATATCCATATAAACTGGCCCATCTGCCTGGAAGGCTCTTTTTCCCACTCAAATATCTATTCTTTAGCTTTCTTAATGTGTTTCTGTGAAGATTTCTCCTTAACATGATCTTCTAACATTACCATGCCTAATATGGATGACTCCTCATTATTATCTGCAAGGCAGAGAGCAGTGTTGTGTGATAACCATGTATGTATATTATGTTTTTTGAACATTCATAAGGGTTCCCTTGAATTCCAAGACAAGGAGGTAAAGGAGGTAGTGAATGCAAGCTTATTTATGTATTACATTTGTGCAAAGAatattttccaataaaataaaaagatatcttAATATTCCTCACATTTTGTAAGGTggaaatttaatattatttaacatttgatttcaattatttgaagaaatagttaaatggtcttccctggtgtctcagccattagaatctacctgccagtctaggaaacatgggtttgatttaaCCCTGGATAAAGATGTCCCAGAGGAGGATTTGGTAACCCActctatggacagtggagcctcttgggctaccattcatggggctgcaaagagtcggacaacactgagcaactaaacaataacaataacaacccCCAAATTGCAGAGAACAAAAAACAATCAATAGACAATATTTAGGGGTTGAGCCAGGAACCAATATGCTGGTTGCTCAGTCTCTTAATGGCTGCCTTCATTTCCTGATTCCTCAGAGTGTAAATAAGTGGATTAAGGAGAGGAGTGATGATAGAGTAAAACATAGAAAGAAATTTATCTACAGAGTAACGGTTAAATGGGAAAGCATAGATGAAGATGGCAGGGCCAAAGGAGAGAGTGACCACAGTGATGTGAGCAGAGAGTGTGGACAGAGCCTTAGAGGATGCACTGGAGGAGTGCTGCCAGATGGTGACCAGCATGACAACATAGGATATGAGCAAGAGAATGAAGCAGATCAGGGACAAGAGCCCACTGTTCACGACCACCAGGAGCTCTAGGATGTAAGTTTCAGTGCAGGCAAGCTTGATGACCAGGGGGAGGTCGCAAAAAAAGCTGTCCAATACATTGGGACCACAGAAGGGCAAACCCACCGTAAAAACCATCTGGCTTGTAGTATGGATGAGCCCAATCACCCATGAGAGCAGTAGAGACCCAGTGAGCACCCTGTGACTCATGATGGTCTTGTAGTGCAAGGGTTTGCATATGGCGACATACCTGTCGATGTCCATAGCTATCAGAAGAGCCATCTCTCCACCCCCAAAGAAGTGCATAAAGAACATCTGGGTCATGCAGCCCCACCAGGAGATGGTCTTGTGTTTTCTAAGGAAGTCTGAAATCACTTTGGGAGTTGCAGCAGAAGAAAGACATAAATCAAAAAAGGATAAATTTGCCAGAAAGAAATACATGGGGGAGTGAAGATGGCTATCAACTATCACAGAGATGACAATGAGGAGATTTCCTACTATGATGGCAAcatagagaagaaagaagatagCAAAAAAGGATACTTGAATTTCTTGAGAAGCAGAAAGTCccacaaaaatgaactcagaaACGCTTGATCTGTTATTCAGGAGATCCATTCATCCTTCTGCAGAAGCTTTCTGAAAAGGAAAGCAAACAGTATGTGATAGGGACTAGCAGGTCAGGGAATCTAGTCTTAATC includes these proteins:
- the LOC138073196 gene encoding olfactory receptor 4K13-like is translated as MDLLNNRSSVSEFIFVGLSASQEIQVSFFAIFFLLYVAIIVGNLLIVISVIVDSHLHSPMYFFLANLSFFDLCLSSAATPKVISDFLRKHKTISWWGCMTQMFFMHFFGGGEMALLIAMDIDRYVAICKPLHYKTIMSHRVLTGSLLLSWVIGLIHTTSQMVFTVGLPFCGPNVLDSFFCDLPLVIKLACTETYILELLVVVNSGLLSLICFILLLISYVVMLVTIWQHSSSASSKALSTLSAHITVVTLSFGPAIFIYAFPFNRYSVDKFLSMFYSIITPLLNPLIYTLRNQEMKAAIKRLSNQHIGSWLNP